Proteins found in one Vulpes vulpes isolate BD-2025 chromosome 13, VulVul3, whole genome shotgun sequence genomic segment:
- the MYOC gene encoding myocilin yields the protein MPTAQLLLLACLLWGLEARTAQLRKANDRSGRCQYIFSVASPNESSCPEQGQAMSAIQDLQRDLESTKARLSSLEGLLHQLTLGQAAGPSESQEGLHRELGTLRREREQLETQARELEVAYSNLLRDKSALEEEKRQLGEENEDLAQRLEHSSQEVARLRRGQCPQAHRSSQDVPAGSREVSKWNVETVNFQELKSELTEVPASRILKESPSGHPRNEEGDSGCGELVWVGEPLTLRTAETITGKYGVWMRDPKPTYPHTRETTWRIDTVGTDIRQVFEYELASQFLQGYPSKVHVLPRPLESTGAVVYRGSLYFQGAGSSTVVRYELTAETVKAEREIPGAGYHGQFPYSWGGYTDIDLAVDESGLWVIYSTQEAKGAIVLSKLNPESLELEQTWETNIRKQSVANAFVICGHLYTISSYSSPDATVNFAYDTGTGRSRVLSIPFKNRYKYSSMIDYNPLEKKLFAWDNFNMVTYDIRLSKM from the exons ATGCCCACTGCCCAGCTGCTACTTCTGGCCTGTCTCTTATGGGGTTTAGAGGCCAGGACAGCCCAGCTCCGGAAGGCCAATGACCGGAGTGGCCGATGCCAGTATATTTTCAGTGTGGCCAGCCCCAATGAGTCCAGCTGCCCTGAGCAGGGCCAGGCCATGTCAGCCATCCAGGACCTGCAGAGAGACCTGGAGTCCACCAAAGCCCGGCTCAGCTCCCTGGAGGGCCTCCTCCACCAGCTAACCTTGGGCCAGGCTGCCGGGCCCTCAGAGAGCCAGGAGGGGCTGCACAGAGAGCTGGGCACCCTGAGAAGGGAGCGAGAACAGCTGGAAACCCAAGCCAGGGAGCTGGAGGTGGCCTACAGCAACCTCCTCCGCGACAAGTCAGctctggaagaagaaaagaggcaaCTGGGGGAAGAAAATGAGGATCTGGCCCAGAGGCTGGAACATAGCAGCCAGGAGGTAGCAAGGCTGAGAAGAGGCCAGTGTCCCCAGGCCCACAGATCCTCTCAGGACGTGCcagcaggctccagggaag TTTCGAAATGGAACGTGGAGACCGTGAACTTCCAGGAACTAAAGTCAGAGTTAACTGAGGTTCCTGCCTCCCGAATCCTGAAGGAGAGTCCATCTGGCCATCCCAGGAATGAGGAGGGAGACTCTG GATGCGGAGAACTGGTTTGGGTAGGAGAGCCGCTCACCCTGAGGACCGCTGAGACAATCACGGGCAAGTACGGGGTGTGGATGAGAGACCCGAAGCCCACCTACCCGCACACCCGGGAGACCACGTGGAGAATCGACACGGTGGGCACGGACATCCGGCAGGTGTTCGAGTACGAGCTGGCCAGCCAGTTCCTGCAGGGCTACCCCTCCAAGGTGCACGTGCTGCCCAGGCCGCTGGAAAGCACAGGCGCCGTGGTGTACCGGGGCAGCCTCTACTTCCAGGGGGCTGGGTCCAGCACGGTGGTCCGCTACGAGCTGACCGCGGAGACGGTGAAGGCCGAGAGGGAGATTCCCGGGGCCGGCTACCACGGACAGTTCCCGTATTCATGGGGCGGCTACACGGACATCGACCTGGCTGTGGACGAGTCGGGCCTCTGGGTCATCTACAGCACCCAGGAGGCCAAAGGTGCCATTGTCCTCTCCAAACTGAACCCGGAGAGTCTGGAGCTTGAACAGACCTGGGAGACTAACATCCGGAAGCAGTCCGTGGCCAATGCCTTCGTCATCTGCGGCCACCTGTACACCATCAGCAGCTACTCCTCCCCGGATGCCACCGTCAACTTCGCCTATGACACAGGCACAGGGCGCAGCAGGGTCCTGAGCATCCCCTTCAAGAACCGCTACAAGTACAGCAGCATGATTGACTACAACCCCCTGGAGAAGAAGCTCTTCGCCTGGGACAACTTCAACATGGTCACCTATGACATCAGGCTCTCCAAGATGTGA